Within Mycobacterium heckeshornense, the genomic segment CGCGCGTACCTCGGGCCGCCGAACGGACCGATAGCGCAGGATCAAGCTGCCAAACGACTTGCGCTGCAAAAGATGTCGTTCGAAGTAGCGTGGCGCATTCTGCAGGCGACGCCGGTGAACGCGACTGGGCTGGTGTCTGCGCTGCTGCTTGCCACCCACGGGGTGGCGTTGACGCTCGGCCAGCTGCATCGCACCCTGCAAGAATCCCTGGACTACCTGGAACGCAAACACACGCCGCTGTCGACCAGCTCGTTGCGGCTGCGGACCCCGGAAGGTGTGCGAGCGGCAGTGGATGCGCTGTCCAACGGGCACCCGGTCACCCGCGTGGACGGGGGACGGGAACCCGTGTGGCGCATCGCACCCGAGCACGAGCACGCGGCGGCGTTCTACCGCAACTCGGTGATTCACGCATTCCTGGAAACCTCGATCGTCGAACTCGCGCTGGCCCACGCCCGGCATGCCGACAGCGATAGACATCCCAGGGTCGTAAGTTGTCAAGCGGCTTGGGTGTCGTGGGTGGTTTGGCGGTGTGCCCAGGCCTTGTGTTCGTTGTAGATGGTGCGGTGTCGTAGGCAGCCGTGGAGGATGCCGACGAGGCGGTTGCCCAGGGCGCGTAGTGCTTGGTGGTGCAGGTCTCCTGCGGCGCGGCGATGGTCGTAGTAGGAGCGTGCGCCGGGGCTGGTTGATAGGGCGCAGAACGCCCATTGGTCGATCGCGTCATACAGGCGGCGGTTGCGAACGTGGCGGGCCAGCACGGCGCGTTTCTTGCCTGAGGCTACGGTCAAGGGTGACGTTCCGGCGTAGTTCTTGCGAGACTTGGCGTCGGTGTAGCGGTTCGGGTCATCCCCGAACTCACCGAGCACCCGGGCGCCGAGCACAACACCGAGTCCTGGCAGGGAGAGGTAGATGTCGGCGTCCGGGTGTTTCTCAAAATGTGCGGCCAGTTCGGTTTCGAGCTCGGCGATCTGGCAGTTGAGTTCGACGATGATGCCCACCGCGGCGCGGGTGGTCGCTCCGAAGGCTGCGGTGACCGCGGCGGGGGCGGTGAGCTGTTCGGTGCGCAGCAGGGCTGCGATCTGTTGGGCGCGGGTGTCGAGGTTACGTTGGCGCCCAGCGGCTTTGAGGGCCGAACGGATTTTTGACAGGCTCAGATGTGCGGCTTCAGCGGGAGTTGGAGCGCGGCCCAAAATGGCAAGGGCATCACGGTCTGACAGGTCGTCGAATGCCTCCAGTGCCGCCGGGTAATACTCACGCAAAGCGCTGCGCAGCGCGTTGGTCTGTCGAATACGGGCCCAGATCAGGTTTTGGTGTCCGCGTGCCAATACCTTGACCGCTTCGGCAATGGGGGTGTCACCCGCGACCATGCGGTGATTGTGCCGATCGGTGCGCACCAGATCGGCCAGTAGCTTGGCGTCGCCGGCATCAGATTTCGCCCCGGAGACGTGGTGGCGGTCGCGGTAGCGGGCCACTGCGAGCGGGTTGACCGCATACACCTGGTAGCCGGCCGCGGTCAGCGCCTCGACCCATAAGCCGCGGTCGGTTTCGATGCCGACCACGACGTGGCCGGGTTCTTCAGCGTGGGTGGCCACCAGCTCGTGGAACCCGCGGATACCGGCGAGTCCTTCGGGCAGTCGCCGCGAGGCCAGCCGAGCGCCGTCGGTGTTCATCAGGTAAATGTCGTGGTGGTCTTCGGCCCAGTCGTCTCCAATGAAGATCAGTGAAATCGCCTCCTTTGTCCGAAGTCTTGCTGTTTCCCATTGAGCCCAAGGGACACCCGGCGGCGACCTAATGGATTCAGTGCTCGAACGGCACGACACCCCATCAGCGCTACAGGCGACCCTCACCAACCGGCAGGGGCACGATCTATCGCTAGGAATCGACGAACACACTCCCGGGTGAGCCAGTGCTCACCTACCGGCGGCTCGGTGACCAGCCTCCCCGATCCAGGCCATTACCTAGTCAACGGCGCGCTGATCGGTTCCCATTAGGGTAGCGGCGTTCTGGTCGCAAGCGATGCGGTTGCGCGATCTGCTGAAGTTCGACTTCTACTTCGCCGATTCAGCCACATTTCGGGACAACATTGCCGAAGAGATGGCGTGGCACCAGGATTGGGAGGCCCACCTCGCGGCGGGCGGCGACGAGATCGACTCGATTTTGTATGCCAAACGACCGCTGATATCTGATGCGATGCTGCGAGTCTTCTTCGAGGCGTACGAAATTGTCGCCGATGTATTGCGTGATGCCCCAGCGGATATCGGCGCCAAGGAGTTGACGCAGTTGGCTCTTGGCGTGGGGCGCCAATACGTGGCCCAGGGACGAGTCCGCAGCAGCGAGCCGGTGTCCACGCTGTTGTTTGCCACCGCGCGCCAAGTCGCCGCCGACCAGCACCTGATCGAGCCCGGTCCGGACTTGGCCGCACGCCGCAATGCGTTCCGGCAAGAACTCCGCGATATCCTGCGTGACTTCAACCATGTCGAGCAGATCGCCCGCCACCGGTTCGTCGCTCGCGAAATCGAGGCCCGTCAGGCGCGGCAAGCCGGCAGCCAAGCTCGCTAACAGGCATTTCGCCAGCGCCATAGGCTATACCCATGACCGATGTGCCGGCCACGAGCCGGCGGCGCACAATGCCGTGGCCGCTGCTGGTCGGGGTCGCGGCGCTGGCCGGCGGCACCGCCGCCGGAATCTCGGCGTTGTCGCTCGCGGATGCGTTGACCGCGACCGGGTTACCCGACCCGGGTCCATCGACCACGCTGGGGTTGCCGGTGGTGCGCGCCATCGGTGAGGTCGCGGCGGCGCTGGCGGTCGGGGCGTTTATGTTCGCGGCATTCTTCGTGCCTCCGCAACCCAACGGTGTGCTCGATGCGCCCGGATACCGTGCGCTTCGCCTCGGCACGGTCGGGTCGGCGGTATGGGCGGTGTGTGCGGCGTTGCTGGTGCCACTGACAATTTCCGATGTCTCAGGTCAACCGGTCGCGGCACACCTCAACCCCGCGAGGCTGTGGTCGTTGGCGAGTCTGGTCAATACCGCGTCCGCGTGGCGGTGGACCGCTTTGCTGGCGGCGGCGGTGATGGTGGCGAGTCTGGCGGTGCTGCGCTGGTCGTGGACGCCGCTGCTGCTGGTCGGTTCACTGGTGACGCTGATTCCGCTCGGACTGACCGGCCACTCATCAGCGGGCGGTTCGCATGACCTGGCCACCAACAGTCTGCTCATTCATCTTGTCGCGGGCGCTCTGTGGGCCGGTGGCCTGCTGGCGTTGCTGGTGCACGCCATCCGCGGGGGCGAGCACACCGATGTGGCCGGGCGGCGGTTCTCCGCCGTCGCGTTGTGGTGTTTCGCCGCGATGGCGCTCAGCGGCGTGGTCAACTCCCTGGTGCGGGTCTTACCGTCCGATGTGCTGGGCACCGCCTACGGCCGGTTGGTGATCGCCAAGATCGTCGCGCTGTGCGTGCTCGGTGTGGCCGGCTGGCGGCAGCGACGCACGGAGTCGCTGCGCTGCAGGCAGATCCGGGTTCGCGGCGCGCATTAATCCGATTGGCACTGTTCGAGGCCGCGGTGTTCGGCGTGACATTCGGCGTCGCCGTCGGGCTGGGCCGCACCCCGCCACCACCACCGCCGATCGTCAATCCGTCGATCCCCGACGTGAAGATCGGCTACGACTTCGCCGGGCCACCGACCGTGGTGCGGGTGCTGTTCGACTGGCGCTTCGACCTGATCTTCGGGACGTCGGCGCTGGTGCTGGCCGCGGTGTACGTGGCCGCGATGCTGCGGTTGCGTCGCCGCGGCGACCACTGGCCGCGCGGGCGGACTTCGGCCTGGCTGCTGGGTTGCGGGGTAATGCTGTTCGCCACCTCGTCGGGGGTCGGCCGCTACATGCCGGTCATGTTCAGCATGCATATGGCCGCCCACATGCTGTTGTCCATGCTGGCGCCGATCCTGCTGGTCCTGGGCGCCCCGGTCACCCTCGCACTGCGGGCGCTGCCCCCTGCCGGTCACGACGAGCCGCCGGGTCCGCGCGAGTGGCTGCTGGCTGCGCTGCACAGCCGGCCGGCCCGGTTAGTGACCAACCCCGTGGTGGCGGCGGTGGTGTTCGTGTCGGGTTTTTACGGCCTGTACTTCGGCGGCATATTCGACGCCGCGGCCGGCAGCCATTTCGGCCACCTTGCAATGAACGCACATTTTCTGCTCAGCGGCTACCTGTTCTACTGGGTGGTGATCGGCGTTGACCCGACGCCGCGGCCGATCCCGGCGCTGGCCAAAGTTGCGGTGATGTTCGCATCGTTACCGCTGCACGCATTCTTCGGCGTGGTGCTGATGAGCACGCGGAACGTCCTTGGTGAAACGTTCTATCGCTCACTGCATTTGGGCTGGCATGCCGATCTGCTCGGCGATCAGCGACTGGGCGGGGCGATCGCCTGGGGGGCAGGGGAAATACCGCTGGTGATAGTGATGATCGCGTTGCTGGTCCAGTGGACGCGCAGCGATCAGCGGACGGCCCAGCGGCTGGACCGGGCGGCCGAACGCGACGACGACGCTGAGCTGGCCGCCTATAACGCGATGCTGGCGGAGCTGGCCCGCCGCGACGCCACGCGACCTTAAGCCGTGGTCAACGGCGCGCCCCCAGCAAGGCGCCAACCGCGTGGTTTCAGACGGCTGCCGCGGCGTGCCGACATCCGGCGACCCAGCTGAGAATCGACTGCTCTGCCGGCGGGTTAACGGGACCGGTTATCCCCAGTCGCCGCTTGTTCCACAACCGCGGCCCACTCGGTGGCCGGCATCGACCGGATTGTCGGGTGTTGCGGGCTCAATGAGAGCGCCACCGGCTGGATCGCCACCGACGGCGCCGCCGAAACCGGGAAAGGAATGAGTGCAATGTTTGAAACGCCGCTGACCGTGGTCGGAAACATCGTTAACGACCCGATACGTCGGGAGGTGGGCAACCACGAGGTAATGAAATTTCGGGTGGCGAGCAACTCGCGCCGCCGCGGCGCCGACGGCACATGGGAGGCCGGCAACTCGCTATTCGTCACCGTCAACTGCTGGGGCAAGCTGGTCTCCGGCGTGGGCGCATCATTGCGCAAGGGCTCGGCGGTGATCGTGGTGGGGCACGTCTACACCAGCGAGTACGAGGACCGCGACGGCAATCGGCGCTCGGCGGTGGAGATGCGCGCCACCGCTGTCGGCCCCGACCTTTCCCGTTGCATCGCGCGGGTGGAGAAGACGGTTGCCGCCGACACGGACCCAACACCGCGAGCCGACGTCGAAGCCGTCGACCCGGATCAGGCGGACCACGGCGACGACGCGGCGGGGCTGCCAATGACGGCTTAGCGATCGCACCGGCGCGCCCGGTCGCAGCGGGTCACCACGTGACAACCGAGTGGTGCCGGCCGTTGCCTACGATGGGCTGCGGGCAACCTTCCCAAGACCAGAGAGGCAACACTGCTGCATGGCTGAATTCATCTACACGATGAGGAAGGTCCGCAAGGCGCACGGCGACAAAGTCATCCTGGACGACGTCACGCTGAACTTTCTGCCGGGAGCCAAGATCGGCGTCGTCGGACCGAATGGCGCGGGCAAGTCGAGCGTCTTGCGGATCATGGCCGGCCTGGACAAGCCGAATAACGGTGACGCCTTCCTGGCCACGGGTGCCACAGTGGGCATCTTGGAGCAGGAGCCGCCGCTGAACGAGGAGAAGACCGTCCGCGGCAACGTCGAGGAAGGCTTGGGTGACCTGAAGGCCAAACTCGACCGCTTCAACGAGGTCGCCGAGCTGATGGCCAGCGACTACTCCGACGAGCTGATGGAAGAGATGGGCAGGCTGCAAGAGGAGCTCGATCACGCTGACGCCTGGGACATCGACTCGCAGCTCGAGCAGGCGATGGACGCGCTGCGCTGCCCGCCGCCTGACGAACCGGTCACCCACCTATCCGGCGGCGAGCGCCGCCGGGTGGCGTTGTGCAAGCTGCTGCTGAGCAAACCGGACTTGCTGCTGCTTGACGAGCCGACCAACCATCTCGACGCCGAAAGCGTGCAGTGGCTCGAACAGCACTTGGCCGCCTACCACGGTGCAATCTTGGCCGTTACCCATGACCGCTACTTCCTCGACAACGTCGCCGAATGGATCCTGGAGCTCGATCGCGGCCGCGCCTACCCCTATGAGGGGAACTACTCCACCTATCTGGAGAAAAAGGCCGAGCGGCTCGCGGTCCAGGGCCGCAAGGACGCCAAGCTGCAAAAACGGCTGCAAGAAGAGTTGGCCTGGGTCCGGTCCGGGGCCAAGGCCCGACAGGCCAAGAGCAAGGCGCGCTTGCAGCGCTACGAGGAGATGGCCGCCGAGGCGGAAAAGACCCGCAAGCTCGACTTCGAAGAGATCCAGATCCCGGCCGGACCCCGGTTGGGCACGCTGGTCGTGGAGGTGGACCACCTCGACAAGGGCTACCAGGGACGCACCCTGATCAAGGATCTGTCCTTCAGCCTGCCCCGCAACGGCATCGTTGGCGTCATCGGCCCGAACGGTGTCGGTAAAACCACGCTGTTCAAGACAATCGTGGGGCTCGAGCAACCCGACAGCGGCACGGTCAAGGTCGGCGAGAGCGTCAAAATCAGCTATGTCGACCAGGACCGGGCGGGCATTGATCCCAACAAGACGGTCTGGGAGGTCGTCTCCGACGGGCTTGACCACCTCGAAGTCGGTCACAACGTCATGCCGTCGCGCGCCTACGTCTCGGCGTTCGGGTTCAAAGGGCCTGACCAACAGAAGCCGGCCGGTGTGCTCTCCGGTGGCGAACGCAACAGGCTGAATCTGGCGCTCACGCTCAAGCAGGGTGGCAACTTGATCCTGCTCGATGAGCCGACCAACGACCTCGACGTCGAGACCCTCGGCTCGCTGGAAAACGCCCTGGTGAACTTTCCCGGCTGCGCCGTCGTCATTTCCCACGATCGCTGGTTCCTCGACCGCACCTGCACGCACATCCTGGCCTGGGAAGGCGACGCCGACAACGAGGCGAAGTGGTTCTGGTTCGAGGGCAACTTCGGCGCCTACGAGGAGAACAAAATCGAACGGCTCGGCATCGAGGCCGCCCGACCGCACCGAGTGACCCACCGGCGGCTGACCCGCGACTAATGTCGGCTGCATCAGCGCTGGCATGGGTGCTGAGGCAGGAGCAGTCGGCATGAGGATCGATCCACCGGCTACCAGCCTCCACGGCGGCGTCGACTGGACCAAGTTCACCCGCGACGAGGACATCCCGGACTGGATCAGGAAGGCCTACGCTGACAGCTACCGCGGCCCGCACAGCGACAAACCCCCCGACGCCGGCACGCCGTCGTCAGCCGGACTCGGTGCCGCTGAGCAGCCCGTGGAGGCCGTCACAGCCGGCCTGCTGAGCGCGCACTACCGGCTTGGGCGGCACCGCCCCGCGGGCGAAAGCCGGGTCGCGGTGTACGGCGCAGACGACCCGGCCGGGTTCGGTCCGGCGCTGCAAGTGGTGACCGACCACGGAACCATGCTGATGGATTCCGTCACGGTGCTATTACATCGGCTCGGCGTGGCTTACCTGGCGATCATGAACCCGGTATTCGAGGTGCGTCGCAGCTTGAGCGGAGACCTGCTGAGCGTCGAGCCGCCAACCGGTGCCACCGAAAGCGTCGAAGAGACCTGGATTCACGTCCAGCTGTCCCCGTCGGTCGACCGAAACGCTCTCGCCGAAGCCGAACGTCTGCTCCCCGGTGTCCTCGCCGATGTCCGGCAAGTCGCCACGGACGCCGCAGCGATGATCGCCACGCTTAACGAACTGGCCGACGACGTCGACACCAACCGCAACGGACACTACGAGGGACCAGACAGACAGGATGTGGCGGCGCTGTTGCGGTGGCTGACCGACGGAAATTTCATGCTGCTCGGCTACCAGCGTTGCCCCGTGCATGACGGGCGGGTCTACGGCGACGAGTCGACCAGCAGCCTGGGTGTGCTGCGCCGGCGCAAAGGGTCGCGCCCCCGGCTGACGGACGACACCAAACTGCTGGGCTGGGCGCAGACCACCGCCGCGAGCTACCTTCGTTTCGGCGCTTATCCGTATGTCGTCGCGGTCCGTGAAAACGCCGAAGGCAGCGTCTTCGAGCACCGCTTCGTTGGGCTTTTCACCGTCGCCGCGATGAACGCCGACGTGCTGGGTATCCCCATGATCTCGAGCAGGGTCCGTGACGCGCTCGCACTGGCCGACCGCGACCCGAGCCATCCGGGGCAGCTGCTGCTCGACGTCATCCAGACCATCCCGCGTTCGGAGCTTTTCGCGCTGAGCGCTGAGCAACTGCTGTCGATCGCCAAAGCCGTGGTGGACCTTGGATCACAGCGGCAGGCGCTGCTGTTTCTGCGTGCCGACCCGCTCGGGCGTTTCGTGTCTTGCCTGGTTTATCTGCCTCGTGATCGCTACACCACGGCGGTGCGCTTGCAGATCGAGGAAATTTTGGTGCGTGAATTCGGTGGGGCCAGCCTCGAATTCACTGCGCGTGTCACCGAATCACCTTGGGCACTACTGCATTTCATGGTCTGGCTGACAGAGGACGGGCATTCGGTCGACACGTCGGAGTCCAAACGGGTCCGCGTCCAAGCGCTGCTGACCGAGGCCGCCCGCACCTGGTCCGACCGGCTGATCGGTGCAGCCGCGACCGGCGCCATCGGGCAGCTTCAAGCCGAGCACTATGCGGCGGCGTTCCCCGAGTCCTACAAGCAGGCCGTCACCCCGAACGACGCCATCAACGACATCACCGTCATCGACGAGCTGACCGACGATTCGGTCAAACTGGTGTTGTCAGAACACGACTATGACGACACTGCGCGGCTGACATGGTATCTGGGTGGCCGTACGGCATCGTTGAGTCAGCTGCTTCCAATGCTGCAATCCATGGGCGTGGTGGTGCTCGAGGAGCGGCCGTTCACCGTCACCCGGCCCGACGGACTAGCGGTGTGGATCTACCAGTTCAAGATCACTCCGCAACCGACCGTACCGCTGGCGCCGCCGGGCCCCGAGCGAGAGGCTACTGCGCAGCGGTTCTCTGATGCGGTCGCCGCGATCTGGCAGGGCCGTGTCGAGATTGACCGGTTCAACGAGCTGGTGCTGCGTGCGGGGCTGACCTGGCAACAAGTCACGGTACTGCGCAGCTACGCCAAATACCTGCGGCAAGCGGGATTTCCCTATAGCCAATCGCATATCGAATCCGTGCTCAACGAAAACCCGCACACCGCAGGTGCGTTGGTCGCGCTGTTCGAAGCGCTGTTCGACCCCGACCCGTCCGGCTCGCGGAAAACCCGCGACGCGCAAGCAGCCGCCGCCGCGGTGACCGCTGATATCGACGCGCTGGTGAGCCTGGACACCGATCGTGTGTTGCGAGCATTCGCGTCGCTGATCCAAGCGACGCTGCGCACCAATTACTTTGTGAAGCGCGTCGGTTCAGCCCGCAGCCAGGATGTGCTGGTGCTGAAACTGGACGCCCAGTTGATCGGTGAGCTGCCGGAGCCGCGGCCGAAGTTTGAAATCTTCGTCTATTCCCCCCGCCTCGAAGGCGTGCATCTGAGATTCGGCCATGTGGCGCGCGGTGGACTGCGCTGGTCGGATCGCCGCGAAGACTTCCGCACCGAAATCCTCGGTCTGGTCAAGGCACAAGCAGTCAAGAACGCCGTCATCGTGCCCGTCGGCGCCAAGGGCGGCTTCGTCGTCAAGCAACCCCCGCTGAGCACCGGCGATGCCGCTGCCGACCGCGACGCCATCCGCAACGAAGGCATTGCGTGCTACAAGCTGTTCATCTCCGGGTTGCTCGATGTCACCGACAACGTCGACCACACCAGCGGCAAGGTCAGCCCCCCGCCAGGGGTGGTGCGACGCGACGGCGACGACGCCTACCTGGTGGTGGCGGCCGACAAGGGTACCGCCACCTTCTCCGATATCGCCAACGACGTCGCCAGATCCTACGGGTTCTGGCTTGGCGACGCGTTCGCCTCCGGCGGTTCGGTCGGCTACGACCACAAGGCGATGGGCATCACCGCCCGGGGCACTTGGGAATCGGTGAAACGACATTTCCGGGAGTTGGGTGTCGACACCCAAAGCCAGGACTTCACCGTCGTCGGCATCGGCGACATGAGTGGTGATGTGTTCGGCAATGGCATGTTGCTGTCCAAGCACATTCGGCTGGTGGCTGCCTTCGATCACCGACACATCTTTGTCGACCCGGATCCCGACGCCGCCAGTTCCTGGGAGGAACGGCGGCGGCTGTTCGAGCTGCCGCGTTCCAGCTGGGACGACTATGACAGGTCGCGGATCAGCACTGGCGGCGGGGTGTACAGCCGCGAACAGAAAGCCATCCCGATCAGCGACCAGCTGCGCACCGCGCTGGGCATCGACGACGACGTCAGCGAGATGACGCCGCCGAATCTAATCCGCGCGATTCTGCGGGCGCCGGTCGATCTGTTGTTCAACGGCGGTATCGGCACCTATATCAAGGCGGAAACAGAAAATGACGTCGACGTCGGCGATCGTGCCAACGACGCGGTGCGGGTCAACGCAAACCAGGTACGGGCCAAGGTCATTGCAGAAGGAGGCAATCTCGGTGTCACCGCGCGGGGCCGCGTCGAGTTCGACCTGTGCGGCGGACGGATCAACACCGACGCGCTGGACAATTCGGCCGGCGTGGACTGCTCGGACCACGAGGTCAACATCAAGATCCTGGTCGACTCGCTGATCACCGCGGGCAAGGTCAAGCCCGAAGAGCGCAGCCGCCTGCTTGAGTCGATGACCGACGAAGTAGCCGAGTTGGTGCTCACCGACAACGCCGACCAAAACGACCTGATGGGCACCAGCCGGGCCAACGCTGCCAGCCTGCTCAATGTGCACGCGCGCCAGATCAAACAGCTTGTCGCCGAACGTGGTCTAAGCCGCGAACTCGAGGCGCTGCCATCGGAAAAGGAGATTCGCCGGCGCGCCGAGACCGGCATCGGCCTCACCTCACCCGAGCTTGCGACCTTGATGGCACACGTCAAGCTGGCGCTCAAAGACGAGGTGCTGGCCAGCGATCTGCCCGACCAAGAGGTGTTCGCTGCCCGGTTGCCGCAGTACTTCCCCTCCGTGCTGCGCGACCGTTTTGGCTCTGAGATCCGCTCGCATCAGTTACGCCGTGAAATCGTAACCACGATGCTGGTCAACGAACTGGTCGAGGCGGCCGGTATCACCTACGCCTACCGGATCACCGAAGACGTCGGGGTGAAGCCGGTCGATGCGGTACGCACGTACGTGGCCACCGATGCCATCTTCGGGATAGAGAAGCTGTGGCGGCAGATCCGCGCCGCAGACGTGCCGGTTGCCACCTCGGACCGGATGACGCTGGACACCCGGCGCTTGATCGACCGCGCCGGACGCTGGTTGCTCAACTACCGTCCGCAACCGCTGGCCGTCGGCGCTGAGATCAACCGATTCGGGAAGAAGGTGCAAGAGCTGACACCGCGGATGTCGGAGTGGTTGCGTGGCGACGACAAGGCGATCGTGGAAAAGGAAGCCGCAGAGTTCGCGTCACAGGGCGCACCCGAGGAGTTGGCGTACATGGTCGCAACCGGGCTGTATCGCTACAGCCTGCTCGACATCATCGACATCGCCGACATCGTGGACCGCGATCCCGCCGAGGTCGCCGACACCTATTTCGCGCTGATGGACCGTCTCGGAACCGACGGTCTGCTGACCGCGGTGTCGGCGCTTCCACGGGATGATCGCTGGCAATCCCTGGCGCGCTTAGCGATTCGGGACGACATTTATGCTTCGCTGCGCGCGTTGTGCTTCGATGTGCTCGAAGTGGGCGAGCCCGACGAGAGCGGCGAAGAGAAGATTGCCGAATGGGAACACACCAGCGCCTCCAGGGTGGAGCGCGCCCGCCGGACACTGACCGAGATTTATGAGAGCGGAGCAAAGGATTTGGCCGCACTATCGGTGGCTGCGCGGCAGATCCGCCGCATGACGCGTACCAGTGGACGAGGATCGTCTGGGTGAGCACCGGATTCGTCGCGGCCGTCCCAGTGCGTTGGTCGGACATCGACATGTATCAACACATCAACCACGCGACCATGGTGACGATCCTTGAGGAGGCGCGTGTCCCGTTTTTGCGAGAGCCTTTCGGCGCCAATATCACCACAGTCGGTCTGCTGATCGCCGATGTGCGGGTTAGCTACAAAGGTCAGTTG encodes:
- a CDS encoding IS110 family transposase, with the protein product MIFIGDDWAEDHHDIYLMNTDGARLASRRLPEGLAGIRGFHELVATHAEEPGHVVVGIETDRGLWVEALTAAGYQVYAVNPLAVARYRDRHHVSGAKSDAGDAKLLADLVRTDRHNHRMVAGDTPIAEAVKVLARGHQNLIWARIRQTNALRSALREYYPAALEAFDDLSDRDALAILGRAPTPAEAAHLSLSKIRSALKAAGRQRNLDTRAQQIAALLRTEQLTAPAAVTAAFGATTRAAVGIIVELNCQIAELETELAAHFEKHPDADIYLSLPGLGVVLGARVLGEFGDDPNRYTDAKSRKNYAGTSPLTVASGKKRAVLARHVRNRRLYDAIDQWAFCALSTSPGARSYYDHRRAAGDLHHQALRALGNRLVGILHGCLRHRTIYNEHKAWAHRQTTHDTQAA
- the ssb gene encoding single-stranded DNA-binding protein, with product MFETPLTVVGNIVNDPIRREVGNHEVMKFRVASNSRRRGADGTWEAGNSLFVTVNCWGKLVSGVGASLRKGSAVIVVGHVYTSEYEDRDGNRRSAVEMRATAVGPDLSRCIARVEKTVAADTDPTPRADVEAVDPDQADHGDDAAGLPMTA
- the ettA gene encoding energy-dependent translational throttle protein EttA: MAEFIYTMRKVRKAHGDKVILDDVTLNFLPGAKIGVVGPNGAGKSSVLRIMAGLDKPNNGDAFLATGATVGILEQEPPLNEEKTVRGNVEEGLGDLKAKLDRFNEVAELMASDYSDELMEEMGRLQEELDHADAWDIDSQLEQAMDALRCPPPDEPVTHLSGGERRRVALCKLLLSKPDLLLLDEPTNHLDAESVQWLEQHLAAYHGAILAVTHDRYFLDNVAEWILELDRGRAYPYEGNYSTYLEKKAERLAVQGRKDAKLQKRLQEELAWVRSGAKARQAKSKARLQRYEEMAAEAEKTRKLDFEEIQIPAGPRLGTLVVEVDHLDKGYQGRTLIKDLSFSLPRNGIVGVIGPNGVGKTTLFKTIVGLEQPDSGTVKVGESVKISYVDQDRAGIDPNKTVWEVVSDGLDHLEVGHNVMPSRAYVSAFGFKGPDQQKPAGVLSGGERNRLNLALTLKQGGNLILLDEPTNDLDVETLGSLENALVNFPGCAVVISHDRWFLDRTCTHILAWEGDADNEAKWFWFEGNFGAYEENKIERLGIEAARPHRVTHRRLTRD
- a CDS encoding NAD-glutamate dehydrogenase; its protein translation is MRIDPPATSLHGGVDWTKFTRDEDIPDWIRKAYADSYRGPHSDKPPDAGTPSSAGLGAAEQPVEAVTAGLLSAHYRLGRHRPAGESRVAVYGADDPAGFGPALQVVTDHGTMLMDSVTVLLHRLGVAYLAIMNPVFEVRRSLSGDLLSVEPPTGATESVEETWIHVQLSPSVDRNALAEAERLLPGVLADVRQVATDAAAMIATLNELADDVDTNRNGHYEGPDRQDVAALLRWLTDGNFMLLGYQRCPVHDGRVYGDESTSSLGVLRRRKGSRPRLTDDTKLLGWAQTTAASYLRFGAYPYVVAVRENAEGSVFEHRFVGLFTVAAMNADVLGIPMISSRVRDALALADRDPSHPGQLLLDVIQTIPRSELFALSAEQLLSIAKAVVDLGSQRQALLFLRADPLGRFVSCLVYLPRDRYTTAVRLQIEEILVREFGGASLEFTARVTESPWALLHFMVWLTEDGHSVDTSESKRVRVQALLTEAARTWSDRLIGAAATGAIGQLQAEHYAAAFPESYKQAVTPNDAINDITVIDELTDDSVKLVLSEHDYDDTARLTWYLGGRTASLSQLLPMLQSMGVVVLEERPFTVTRPDGLAVWIYQFKITPQPTVPLAPPGPEREATAQRFSDAVAAIWQGRVEIDRFNELVLRAGLTWQQVTVLRSYAKYLRQAGFPYSQSHIESVLNENPHTAGALVALFEALFDPDPSGSRKTRDAQAAAAAVTADIDALVSLDTDRVLRAFASLIQATLRTNYFVKRVGSARSQDVLVLKLDAQLIGELPEPRPKFEIFVYSPRLEGVHLRFGHVARGGLRWSDRREDFRTEILGLVKAQAVKNAVIVPVGAKGGFVVKQPPLSTGDAAADRDAIRNEGIACYKLFISGLLDVTDNVDHTSGKVSPPPGVVRRDGDDAYLVVAADKGTATFSDIANDVARSYGFWLGDAFASGGSVGYDHKAMGITARGTWESVKRHFRELGVDTQSQDFTVVGIGDMSGDVFGNGMLLSKHIRLVAAFDHRHIFVDPDPDAASSWEERRRLFELPRSSWDDYDRSRISTGGGVYSREQKAIPISDQLRTALGIDDDVSEMTPPNLIRAILRAPVDLLFNGGIGTYIKAETENDVDVGDRANDAVRVNANQVRAKVIAEGGNLGVTARGRVEFDLCGGRINTDALDNSAGVDCSDHEVNIKILVDSLITAGKVKPEERSRLLESMTDEVAELVLTDNADQNDLMGTSRANAASLLNVHARQIKQLVAERGLSRELEALPSEKEIRRRAETGIGLTSPELATLMAHVKLALKDEVLASDLPDQEVFAARLPQYFPSVLRDRFGSEIRSHQLRREIVTTMLVNELVEAAGITYAYRITEDVGVKPVDAVRTYVATDAIFGIEKLWRQIRAADVPVATSDRMTLDTRRLIDRAGRWLLNYRPQPLAVGAEINRFGKKVQELTPRMSEWLRGDDKAIVEKEAAEFASQGAPEELAYMVATGLYRYSLLDIIDIADIVDRDPAEVADTYFALMDRLGTDGLLTAVSALPRDDRWQSLARLAIRDDIYASLRALCFDVLEVGEPDESGEEKIAEWEHTSASRVERARRTLTEIYESGAKDLAALSVAARQIRRMTRTSGRGSSG